One stretch of Apis cerana isolate GH-2021 linkage group LG8, AcerK_1.0, whole genome shotgun sequence DNA includes these proteins:
- the LOC108001718 gene encoding alpha-mannosidase 2 isoform X2 yields the protein MMESANKWRNREERKEGQAVDGKWKVILVPHSHTDPGWLKTFEQYFHSSTRSILNNMVSKLQQWPNMTFIWSEVSFLSLWWESAHPTKKMVVKRLVKDGRLEMTTGGWVMTDEATSHIYAMLDQLIEGHQWLKTNLDIIPESGWSVDPFGHGGTIPYFLKASGASGTVIQRIHYAWKQWFAKKQYGDFIWLQPWDQIGKADMLTHNQPFDIYNIKHSCGPHPHVCLNFDFRKIRGEYTEYSVRAVEITPNNVKQMAELLLEQYSRTGSLFMHNVVLMPLGDDFRYDHAIEWDQQYTNYKILMDYINSRKDEYNAEVVFGTPKDYFHEIRKRVEDFPTLKGDFFVYSDIFSEGRPAYWSGYFTTRPYMKILDRELEANLRSAEILYTIALNVAKQSGKDFMLYETYFEKLVKARRNLGLFQHHDAITGTSKSFVMKDYALKLFESISDTTSLQSFAIQSLAGSPSKPNSVYVLAESDRDSYEKLPKKIPIGINGQETKKIVLFNPLAQPRHEVISLKVTSYKIRVLDTQKNPIPYQIAPVMNATSITHDVYVLLFVVELKPLAIATYHLQQIDKVPMEAISTVYCSRCGKDNVFPIKPMQVGDVQLENQRMKLLFDGQTGFLKRVTKKATGKIMQCAIQFAAYPSAQFHSGAYLFMPDPNLRDIDKDVLEAYTPHQKIYIVSGSLSSRLTVEYGKLLTHHVAIYHRDDGLGEAIYLRNIVDFETPPKNRETEMFMRLQTDILNGDPPEFYTDLNGHQMIKRTKIDRIGIEGNYFPITTMAYIEDTNHRLTLLVNHCQGAASYQPGWLEVMLDRRTLYDDSRGMGEGLLDNRRTIIKHWLLLEDIIGEKDKYSKPSLFANHLSNALNYPVNIFVVDGTEGDIAMAPEVRLLSQSFPCDLHLLNLRTNHDQKLPHFPVNSALMVLHRQGYSCSVGVDIALKHCPLTEKIGQGTSFYKLANLNVTKTSLTGTKTKQRLKDGLQEVTLQPMEVETFNVNFVQ from the exons ATGATGGAATCGGCAAACAAGTGGAGGAATCGcgaagagaggaaggaaggacaAGCGGTGGACGGGAAGTGGAAG GTGATCCTGGTGCCCCACAGTCACACGGATCCAGGATGGTTGAAAACGTTCGAGCAATACTTCCACAGCTCTACCAGAAGCATTTTGAACAACATGGTCTCCAAGCTTCAGCAATGGCCCAACATGACTTTCATCTGGAGCGAAGTGTCCTTTTTATCACTCTGGTGGGAAAG TGCTCATCCCACCAAAAAGATGGTCGTGAAGAGGTTGGTGAAGGATGGCAGGCTGGAGATGACCACTGGGGGTTGGGTGATGACCGATGAAGCAACGTCGCACATCTACGCCATGTTGGATCAATTGATCGAGG GTCATCAATGGCTGAAAACGAATCTGGACATCATTCCTGAGTCTGGTTGGTCGGTAGATCCATTTGGTCATGGAGGTACCATACCTTACTTTCTGAAAGCATCTGGAGCTTCTGGCACAGTAATCCAGAGAATACATTACGCGTGGAAGCAATGGTTCGCCAAAAAACAATATGGCGATTTTATCTGGCTCCAGCCGTGGGATCAGATTGGCAAAGCTGATATGCTGACTCATAATCAACCGTTCGATATCTATAATATCAAGCATTCTTGTGGCCCACATCCTCATGTCTGTCTCAACTTCGACTTCAGGAAGATTCGCGGAGAATATACTGAATATTCGGTCAGAGCAGTGGAAATCACTCCAAATAACGTGAAACAGATGGCCGAATTGCTTTTGGAACAATATTCTAGGACTGGATCGTTGTTCATGCATAATGTGGTGCTAATGCCACTTGGAGATGATTTcag ATACGATCATGCTATCGAGTGGGACCAACAGTATACTAATTATAAGATCCTAATGGATTACATCAACAGCAGAAAGGATGAATATAATGCGGAAGTAGTATTTGGTACGCCTAAAGACTACTTCCATGAGATTAGAAAACGCGTAGAGGATTTTCCAACTTTGAAGGGTGATTTTTTCGTATATTCTGACATCTTCAGCGAAGGCAGGCCAGCCTATTGGAGTGGCTACTTCACTACAAGGCCATATATGAAAATCCTAGATCGTGAACTGGAGGCGAACCTTCGATCAGCGGAGATTCTTTACACTATTGCATTAAATGTGGCCAAACAATCTGGAAAAGATTTTATGTTGTATGaaacatattttgaaaagCTGGTGAAGGCTAGAAGAAACTTAGGTTTATTCCAACATCATGACGCGATCACTGGCACCTCCAAATCTTTTGTTATGAAAGACTATGCTTTAAAACTCTTTGAATCTATATCAGATACGACCAGTCTGCAAAGTTTCGCCATTCAATCTTTAGCTGGAAGTCCAAGTAAGCCTAATTCCGTATACGTTCTGGCTGAATCAGATAGAGATAGCTATGAGAAATTACCAAAGAAGATACCTATCGGAATTAACGGtcaagaaacaaagaaaatagtgCTATTTAATCCTCTGGCTCAACCCAGACACGAGGTAATCAGTCTAAAAGTCACTTCTTATAAAATCAGAGTTCTGGACACACAAAAGAATCCTATTCCATATCAAATAGCTCCTGTGATGAATGCAACCAGTATCACTCACGatgtttatgttttattatttgtggTAGAACTGAAACCTTTAGCCATAGCTACTTATCATCTTcaacaaattgataaagtaCCTATGGAAGCTATTTCTACAGTATATTGCAGTAGATGCGGCAAGGATAATGTATTTCCCATCAAACCTATGCAAGTAGGAGATGTTCAATTGGAAAATCAAAGGATGAAATTGTTGTTTGATGGTCAGACTGGTTTCTTAAAGAGAGTAACTAAAAAAGCGACTGGTAAAATCATGCAATGTGCCATTCAATTCGCTGCCTATCCGTCCGCACAGTTTCATAGTGGGGCCTATTTGTTCATGCCTGATCCTAATCTTCGTGATATTGATAAGGATGTTCTGGAAGCTTATACACCTcatcaaaagatttatattgttaGTGGAAGTCTCAGTTCAAGGTTGACTGTTGAGTATGGGAAATTGTTGACTCATCATGTTGCTATTTACCACAGAGATGATGGATTGGGCGAAGCAATTTATTTGAGAAACATTGTAGACTTTGAAACTCCTCCAAAAAATCGTGAAACAGAAATGTTTATGCGACTGCAGACTGATATACTCAATGGAGATCCTCCAGAGTTTTATACAGATTTAAATGGTCATCAAATGATCAAGAGGACAAAAATAGACAGGATTGGCATTGAGGGCAATTATTTCCCCATCACTACTATGGCCTACATAGAAGACACTAATCACAGACTTACTCTTTTAGTGAATCACTGCCAAGGAGCAGCCAGTTATCAACCAGGATGGTTAGAAGTTATGTTAGACAGAAGAACATTATATGATGATTCCAGAGGAATGGGTGAAGGTCTTTTGGATAATCGAAGAACTATCATTAAGCATTGGTTATTGCTAGAAGACATTATTGGGGAGAAAGACAAGTATTCCAAACCTTCACTTTTTGCTAACCATTTAAGCAATGCTCTCAATTATCCTGTGAATATTTTTGTGGTGGATGGGACAGAAGGCGATATAGCAATGGCACCAGAGGTTAGGCTACTTAGTCAGAGTTTTCCATGTGATTTACATTTGCTAAATCTTAGGACCAATCATGATCAAAAACTGCCACATTTCCCTGTGAATAGTGCTCTGATGGTGCTCCATAGACAGGGTTATAGTTGCTCCGTGGGAGTTGATATTGCTTTAAAACACTGTCCATTAACGGAAAAAATTGGTCAGGGGACATCTTTCTATAAACTAGCAAATCTGAACGTGACCAAAACCTCGCTAACTGGCACCAAAACGAAGCAAAGGTTAAAGGATGGCCTCCAGGAGGTGACCTTACAACCTATGGAAGTGGAAACGTTCAACGTGAACTTTGTCCAATGA
- the LOC108001718 gene encoding alpha-mannosidase 2 isoform X3, with protein sequence MVSKLQQWPNMTFIWSEVSFLSLWWESAHPTKKMVVKRLVKDGRLEMTTGGWVMTDEATSHIYAMLDQLIEGHQWLKTNLDIIPESGWSVDPFGHGGTIPYFLKASGASGTVIQRIHYAWKQWFAKKQYGDFIWLQPWDQIGKADMLTHNQPFDIYNIKHSCGPHPHVCLNFDFRKIRGEYTEYSVRAVEITPNNVKQMAELLLEQYSRTGSLFMHNVVLMPLGDDFRYDHAIEWDQQYTNYKILMDYINSRKDEYNAEVVFGTPKDYFHEIRKRVEDFPTLKGDFFVYSDIFSEGRPAYWSGYFTTRPYMKILDRELEANLRSAEILYTIALNVAKQSGKDFMLYETYFEKLVKARRNLGLFQHHDAITGTSKSFVMKDYALKLFESISDTTSLQSFAIQSLAGSPSKPNSVYVLAESDRDSYEKLPKKIPIGINGQETKKIVLFNPLAQPRHEVISLKVTSYKIRVLDTQKNPIPYQIAPVMNATSITHDVYVLLFVVELKPLAIATYHLQQIDKVPMEAISTVYCSRCGKDNVFPIKPMQVGDVQLENQRMKLLFDGQTGFLKRVTKKATGKIMQCAIQFAAYPSAQFHSGAYLFMPDPNLRDIDKDVLEAYTPHQKIYIVSGSLSSRLTVEYGKLLTHHVAIYHRDDGLGEAIYLRNIVDFETPPKNRETEMFMRLQTDILNGDPPEFYTDLNGHQMIKRTKIDRIGIEGNYFPITTMAYIEDTNHRLTLLVNHCQGAASYQPGWLEVMLDRRTLYDDSRGMGEGLLDNRRTIIKHWLLLEDIIGEKDKYSKPSLFANHLSNALNYPVNIFVVDGTEGDIAMAPEVRLLSQSFPCDLHLLNLRTNHDQKLPHFPVNSALMVLHRQGYSCSVGVDIALKHCPLTEKIGQGTSFYKLANLNVTKTSLTGTKTKQRLKDGLQEVTLQPMEVETFNVNFVQ encoded by the exons ATGGTCTCCAAGCTTCAGCAATGGCCCAACATGACTTTCATCTGGAGCGAAGTGTCCTTTTTATCACTCTGGTGGGAAAG TGCTCATCCCACCAAAAAGATGGTCGTGAAGAGGTTGGTGAAGGATGGCAGGCTGGAGATGACCACTGGGGGTTGGGTGATGACCGATGAAGCAACGTCGCACATCTACGCCATGTTGGATCAATTGATCGAGG GTCATCAATGGCTGAAAACGAATCTGGACATCATTCCTGAGTCTGGTTGGTCGGTAGATCCATTTGGTCATGGAGGTACCATACCTTACTTTCTGAAAGCATCTGGAGCTTCTGGCACAGTAATCCAGAGAATACATTACGCGTGGAAGCAATGGTTCGCCAAAAAACAATATGGCGATTTTATCTGGCTCCAGCCGTGGGATCAGATTGGCAAAGCTGATATGCTGACTCATAATCAACCGTTCGATATCTATAATATCAAGCATTCTTGTGGCCCACATCCTCATGTCTGTCTCAACTTCGACTTCAGGAAGATTCGCGGAGAATATACTGAATATTCGGTCAGAGCAGTGGAAATCACTCCAAATAACGTGAAACAGATGGCCGAATTGCTTTTGGAACAATATTCTAGGACTGGATCGTTGTTCATGCATAATGTGGTGCTAATGCCACTTGGAGATGATTTcag ATACGATCATGCTATCGAGTGGGACCAACAGTATACTAATTATAAGATCCTAATGGATTACATCAACAGCAGAAAGGATGAATATAATGCGGAAGTAGTATTTGGTACGCCTAAAGACTACTTCCATGAGATTAGAAAACGCGTAGAGGATTTTCCAACTTTGAAGGGTGATTTTTTCGTATATTCTGACATCTTCAGCGAAGGCAGGCCAGCCTATTGGAGTGGCTACTTCACTACAAGGCCATATATGAAAATCCTAGATCGTGAACTGGAGGCGAACCTTCGATCAGCGGAGATTCTTTACACTATTGCATTAAATGTGGCCAAACAATCTGGAAAAGATTTTATGTTGTATGaaacatattttgaaaagCTGGTGAAGGCTAGAAGAAACTTAGGTTTATTCCAACATCATGACGCGATCACTGGCACCTCCAAATCTTTTGTTATGAAAGACTATGCTTTAAAACTCTTTGAATCTATATCAGATACGACCAGTCTGCAAAGTTTCGCCATTCAATCTTTAGCTGGAAGTCCAAGTAAGCCTAATTCCGTATACGTTCTGGCTGAATCAGATAGAGATAGCTATGAGAAATTACCAAAGAAGATACCTATCGGAATTAACGGtcaagaaacaaagaaaatagtgCTATTTAATCCTCTGGCTCAACCCAGACACGAGGTAATCAGTCTAAAAGTCACTTCTTATAAAATCAGAGTTCTGGACACACAAAAGAATCCTATTCCATATCAAATAGCTCCTGTGATGAATGCAACCAGTATCACTCACGatgtttatgttttattatttgtggTAGAACTGAAACCTTTAGCCATAGCTACTTATCATCTTcaacaaattgataaagtaCCTATGGAAGCTATTTCTACAGTATATTGCAGTAGATGCGGCAAGGATAATGTATTTCCCATCAAACCTATGCAAGTAGGAGATGTTCAATTGGAAAATCAAAGGATGAAATTGTTGTTTGATGGTCAGACTGGTTTCTTAAAGAGAGTAACTAAAAAAGCGACTGGTAAAATCATGCAATGTGCCATTCAATTCGCTGCCTATCCGTCCGCACAGTTTCATAGTGGGGCCTATTTGTTCATGCCTGATCCTAATCTTCGTGATATTGATAAGGATGTTCTGGAAGCTTATACACCTcatcaaaagatttatattgttaGTGGAAGTCTCAGTTCAAGGTTGACTGTTGAGTATGGGAAATTGTTGACTCATCATGTTGCTATTTACCACAGAGATGATGGATTGGGCGAAGCAATTTATTTGAGAAACATTGTAGACTTTGAAACTCCTCCAAAAAATCGTGAAACAGAAATGTTTATGCGACTGCAGACTGATATACTCAATGGAGATCCTCCAGAGTTTTATACAGATTTAAATGGTCATCAAATGATCAAGAGGACAAAAATAGACAGGATTGGCATTGAGGGCAATTATTTCCCCATCACTACTATGGCCTACATAGAAGACACTAATCACAGACTTACTCTTTTAGTGAATCACTGCCAAGGAGCAGCCAGTTATCAACCAGGATGGTTAGAAGTTATGTTAGACAGAAGAACATTATATGATGATTCCAGAGGAATGGGTGAAGGTCTTTTGGATAATCGAAGAACTATCATTAAGCATTGGTTATTGCTAGAAGACATTATTGGGGAGAAAGACAAGTATTCCAAACCTTCACTTTTTGCTAACCATTTAAGCAATGCTCTCAATTATCCTGTGAATATTTTTGTGGTGGATGGGACAGAAGGCGATATAGCAATGGCACCAGAGGTTAGGCTACTTAGTCAGAGTTTTCCATGTGATTTACATTTGCTAAATCTTAGGACCAATCATGATCAAAAACTGCCACATTTCCCTGTGAATAGTGCTCTGATGGTGCTCCATAGACAGGGTTATAGTTGCTCCGTGGGAGTTGATATTGCTTTAAAACACTGTCCATTAACGGAAAAAATTGGTCAGGGGACATCTTTCTATAAACTAGCAAATCTGAACGTGACCAAAACCTCGCTAACTGGCACCAAAACGAAGCAAAGGTTAAAGGATGGCCTCCAGGAGGTGACCTTACAACCTATGGAAGTGGAAACGTTCAACGTGAACTTTGTCCAATGA
- the LOC108001718 gene encoding alpha-mannosidase 2 isoform X1 has translation MYKILRRGSSRVFVVCAVLLTLLLCLYYVNQAQAPSTGPSAGILNEELRYDRGLTSITPDYVESPDAKVSLDTCPIIVPRNVDIDTQQEFEKFDFQPSWMRSREYWDDSFEARYAELRKDPTRPPLKVILVPHSHTDPGWLKTFEQYFHSSTRSILNNMVSKLQQWPNMTFIWSEVSFLSLWWESAHPTKKMVVKRLVKDGRLEMTTGGWVMTDEATSHIYAMLDQLIEGHQWLKTNLDIIPESGWSVDPFGHGGTIPYFLKASGASGTVIQRIHYAWKQWFAKKQYGDFIWLQPWDQIGKADMLTHNQPFDIYNIKHSCGPHPHVCLNFDFRKIRGEYTEYSVRAVEITPNNVKQMAELLLEQYSRTGSLFMHNVVLMPLGDDFRYDHAIEWDQQYTNYKILMDYINSRKDEYNAEVVFGTPKDYFHEIRKRVEDFPTLKGDFFVYSDIFSEGRPAYWSGYFTTRPYMKILDRELEANLRSAEILYTIALNVAKQSGKDFMLYETYFEKLVKARRNLGLFQHHDAITGTSKSFVMKDYALKLFESISDTTSLQSFAIQSLAGSPSKPNSVYVLAESDRDSYEKLPKKIPIGINGQETKKIVLFNPLAQPRHEVISLKVTSYKIRVLDTQKNPIPYQIAPVMNATSITHDVYVLLFVVELKPLAIATYHLQQIDKVPMEAISTVYCSRCGKDNVFPIKPMQVGDVQLENQRMKLLFDGQTGFLKRVTKKATGKIMQCAIQFAAYPSAQFHSGAYLFMPDPNLRDIDKDVLEAYTPHQKIYIVSGSLSSRLTVEYGKLLTHHVAIYHRDDGLGEAIYLRNIVDFETPPKNRETEMFMRLQTDILNGDPPEFYTDLNGHQMIKRTKIDRIGIEGNYFPITTMAYIEDTNHRLTLLVNHCQGAASYQPGWLEVMLDRRTLYDDSRGMGEGLLDNRRTIIKHWLLLEDIIGEKDKYSKPSLFANHLSNALNYPVNIFVVDGTEGDIAMAPEVRLLSQSFPCDLHLLNLRTNHDQKLPHFPVNSALMVLHRQGYSCSVGVDIALKHCPLTEKIGQGTSFYKLANLNVTKTSLTGTKTKQRLKDGLQEVTLQPMEVETFNVNFVQ, from the exons CCATCATGGATGCGCAGCCGGGAATACTGGGACGACAGCTTCGAGGCTCGTTACGCGGAGCTCAGGAAGGATCCTACGAGGCCGCCGTTAAAG GTGATCCTGGTGCCCCACAGTCACACGGATCCAGGATGGTTGAAAACGTTCGAGCAATACTTCCACAGCTCTACCAGAAGCATTTTGAACAACATGGTCTCCAAGCTTCAGCAATGGCCCAACATGACTTTCATCTGGAGCGAAGTGTCCTTTTTATCACTCTGGTGGGAAAG TGCTCATCCCACCAAAAAGATGGTCGTGAAGAGGTTGGTGAAGGATGGCAGGCTGGAGATGACCACTGGGGGTTGGGTGATGACCGATGAAGCAACGTCGCACATCTACGCCATGTTGGATCAATTGATCGAGG GTCATCAATGGCTGAAAACGAATCTGGACATCATTCCTGAGTCTGGTTGGTCGGTAGATCCATTTGGTCATGGAGGTACCATACCTTACTTTCTGAAAGCATCTGGAGCTTCTGGCACAGTAATCCAGAGAATACATTACGCGTGGAAGCAATGGTTCGCCAAAAAACAATATGGCGATTTTATCTGGCTCCAGCCGTGGGATCAGATTGGCAAAGCTGATATGCTGACTCATAATCAACCGTTCGATATCTATAATATCAAGCATTCTTGTGGCCCACATCCTCATGTCTGTCTCAACTTCGACTTCAGGAAGATTCGCGGAGAATATACTGAATATTCGGTCAGAGCAGTGGAAATCACTCCAAATAACGTGAAACAGATGGCCGAATTGCTTTTGGAACAATATTCTAGGACTGGATCGTTGTTCATGCATAATGTGGTGCTAATGCCACTTGGAGATGATTTcag ATACGATCATGCTATCGAGTGGGACCAACAGTATACTAATTATAAGATCCTAATGGATTACATCAACAGCAGAAAGGATGAATATAATGCGGAAGTAGTATTTGGTACGCCTAAAGACTACTTCCATGAGATTAGAAAACGCGTAGAGGATTTTCCAACTTTGAAGGGTGATTTTTTCGTATATTCTGACATCTTCAGCGAAGGCAGGCCAGCCTATTGGAGTGGCTACTTCACTACAAGGCCATATATGAAAATCCTAGATCGTGAACTGGAGGCGAACCTTCGATCAGCGGAGATTCTTTACACTATTGCATTAAATGTGGCCAAACAATCTGGAAAAGATTTTATGTTGTATGaaacatattttgaaaagCTGGTGAAGGCTAGAAGAAACTTAGGTTTATTCCAACATCATGACGCGATCACTGGCACCTCCAAATCTTTTGTTATGAAAGACTATGCTTTAAAACTCTTTGAATCTATATCAGATACGACCAGTCTGCAAAGTTTCGCCATTCAATCTTTAGCTGGAAGTCCAAGTAAGCCTAATTCCGTATACGTTCTGGCTGAATCAGATAGAGATAGCTATGAGAAATTACCAAAGAAGATACCTATCGGAATTAACGGtcaagaaacaaagaaaatagtgCTATTTAATCCTCTGGCTCAACCCAGACACGAGGTAATCAGTCTAAAAGTCACTTCTTATAAAATCAGAGTTCTGGACACACAAAAGAATCCTATTCCATATCAAATAGCTCCTGTGATGAATGCAACCAGTATCACTCACGatgtttatgttttattatttgtggTAGAACTGAAACCTTTAGCCATAGCTACTTATCATCTTcaacaaattgataaagtaCCTATGGAAGCTATTTCTACAGTATATTGCAGTAGATGCGGCAAGGATAATGTATTTCCCATCAAACCTATGCAAGTAGGAGATGTTCAATTGGAAAATCAAAGGATGAAATTGTTGTTTGATGGTCAGACTGGTTTCTTAAAGAGAGTAACTAAAAAAGCGACTGGTAAAATCATGCAATGTGCCATTCAATTCGCTGCCTATCCGTCCGCACAGTTTCATAGTGGGGCCTATTTGTTCATGCCTGATCCTAATCTTCGTGATATTGATAAGGATGTTCTGGAAGCTTATACACCTcatcaaaagatttatattgttaGTGGAAGTCTCAGTTCAAGGTTGACTGTTGAGTATGGGAAATTGTTGACTCATCATGTTGCTATTTACCACAGAGATGATGGATTGGGCGAAGCAATTTATTTGAGAAACATTGTAGACTTTGAAACTCCTCCAAAAAATCGTGAAACAGAAATGTTTATGCGACTGCAGACTGATATACTCAATGGAGATCCTCCAGAGTTTTATACAGATTTAAATGGTCATCAAATGATCAAGAGGACAAAAATAGACAGGATTGGCATTGAGGGCAATTATTTCCCCATCACTACTATGGCCTACATAGAAGACACTAATCACAGACTTACTCTTTTAGTGAATCACTGCCAAGGAGCAGCCAGTTATCAACCAGGATGGTTAGAAGTTATGTTAGACAGAAGAACATTATATGATGATTCCAGAGGAATGGGTGAAGGTCTTTTGGATAATCGAAGAACTATCATTAAGCATTGGTTATTGCTAGAAGACATTATTGGGGAGAAAGACAAGTATTCCAAACCTTCACTTTTTGCTAACCATTTAAGCAATGCTCTCAATTATCCTGTGAATATTTTTGTGGTGGATGGGACAGAAGGCGATATAGCAATGGCACCAGAGGTTAGGCTACTTAGTCAGAGTTTTCCATGTGATTTACATTTGCTAAATCTTAGGACCAATCATGATCAAAAACTGCCACATTTCCCTGTGAATAGTGCTCTGATGGTGCTCCATAGACAGGGTTATAGTTGCTCCGTGGGAGTTGATATTGCTTTAAAACACTGTCCATTAACGGAAAAAATTGGTCAGGGGACATCTTTCTATAAACTAGCAAATCTGAACGTGACCAAAACCTCGCTAACTGGCACCAAAACGAAGCAAAGGTTAAAGGATGGCCTCCAGGAGGTGACCTTACAACCTATGGAAGTGGAAACGTTCAACGTGAACTTTGTCCAATGA